A genome region from candidate division KSB1 bacterium includes the following:
- a CDS encoding type II toxin-antitoxin system HicA family toxin yields the protein MKVRDAIKMIQNDGWEMVRTRGSHRQYKHQNKNGLVTIAGKPSDELAPGTLNIFLNKQD from the coding sequence TGAAAGTCCGAGATGCTATTAAGATGATACAGAATGATGGTTGGGAAATGGTCAGAACTCGAGGTAGTCATCGTCAGTATAAACATCAAAACAAGAATGGTTTGGTTACCATCGCTGGCAAACCCAGTGACGAACTTGCCCCGGGAACATTAAACATATTTTTAAACAAGCAGGATTAA